One genomic window of Denticeps clupeoides chromosome 14, fDenClu1.1, whole genome shotgun sequence includes the following:
- the bmp2b gene encoding bone morphogenetic protein 2b, producing the protein MVAALRCLTVLLLGQVMAGGDFELRLLDMFGLKRRPAPSGAAVVPQYMLDLYHMHSGQGGEQGARRPRSAVGGHAQRAASRANTIRSFHHEESLEVLSSLKGRTVQQIFFNLTSIPAEERISAAELRIFRDQVSAGTVPGNGSAAGHHRINVYEVFRPAPAPSQEPLARLLDTRLVLDSFSRWESFDVGPAVSRWASGESPNHGVLVEVLHPVEAGEEGGEDAHKRWRRHVRVSRSLHGDEDSWPQARPLLVTYSHDGRGDGVFRSQREKRQAPRRGPNGRHHGEGKQRKKRSNCRRHPLYVDFSDVGWNEWIVAPPGYHAFYCHGECPFPLAEHLNSTNHAIVQTLVNSVNSNIPRACCVPTELSPISLLYLDEFEKVILKNYQDMVVEGCGCR; encoded by the exons ATGGTCGCCGCGCTGCGCTGCCTCACGGTGCTGCTGCTCGGTCAGGTGATGGCGGGGGGCGACTTCGAGCTCCGGCTCCTCGACATGTTCGGCCTGAAGCGGCGGCCCGCGCCCAGCGGCGCGGCGGTGGTGCCGCAGTACATGCTGGACCTGTACCACATGCACTCGGGCCAGGGCGGGGAGCAGGGCGCACGGCGGCCGAGGAGCGCCGTGGGCGGGCACGCGCAGCGCGCCGCCAGCAGGGCCAACACCATCAGGAGTTTCCACCATGAAG AGTCTTTAGAAGTCCTGTCCAGCCTTAAAGGCAGGACCGTTCAGCAGATCTTCTTCAACCTTACCTCCATCCCGGCCGAGGAGCGGATCAGCGCCGCTGAGCTCAGGATCTTCAGGGACCAGGTCTCGGCTGGCACGGTCCCAGGCAACGGCTCTGCCGCCGGCCACCATCGCATAAACGTTTACGAAGTGTTCAGGCCGGCGCCGGCTCCGTCCCAGGAGCCCCTCGCGAGACTGCTGGACACGCGGCTAGTCCTGGACTCTTTTAGCCGCTGGGAGAGCTTTGACGTCGGCCCGGCCGTATCCCGCTGGGCCTCGGGCGAGAGCCCCAATCACGGCGTCCTCGTGGAGGTTCTCCATCCGGTGGAAGCGGGGGAGGAGGGCGGCGAGGACGCGCACAAACGCTGGAGGAGGCACGTGAGAGTGAGCCGTTCCCTTCACGGGGACGAGGACTCTTGGCCCCAGGCCCGGCCGTTGCTGGTGACGTACAGCCACGACGGCCGGGGCGACGGGGTCTTCCGCTCTCAGCGGGAGAAGCGGCAAGCGCCGCGGCGGGGACCCAACGGCAGGCACCACGGCGAGGGCAAGCAGCGCAAGAAGCGCTCCAACTGCCGGCGCCACCCGCTCTACGTGGACTTCAGCGACGTGGGCTGGAACGAGTGGATCGTCGCACCGCCCGGCTACCACGCCTTCTACTGCCACGGCGAGTGCCCGTTCCCGCTGGCCGAGCACCTCAACTCCACCAACCACGCCATCGTCCAGACGCTGGTCAACTCGGTCAACAGCAACATCCCCCGCGCCTGCTGCGTCCCCACCGAGCTCAGCCCCATCTCGCTGCTCTACCTGGACGAGTTCGAGAAGGTCATTCTGAAAAACTACCAGGACATGGTGGTGGAGGGCTGCGGCTGCCGATGA